DNA from Mycolicibacterium alvei:
CCCGAACAGGTTTCGCGGGGTGGCCTGATCCCGGGTGGTCGACGAGGTCCGGCCGAACCCCAGCTGGGAGTACCGCACCGCGACGGTGCCGAATCCGACACGGGCCAGGTTGCGGATTGCGTGTACCGCCACCTGTGGATCGTTGGCACAGGCCTGCACGCAGATGTCGCCGCCGCACTTGGCCGGGTCCATGGTCTCGTTGGGGAACTTGGGCAGGTCTTTGAGCTCGGCGGGTTGCTTGTCGGCGATGCCGAAGCGGTCCTTGCCGTCCTTTCGGAAGAAGGATGGCCCGAACCCGATGGTCAGGGTCAGCTGGGAGGCCGGTAGGCCCAACGCCTCACCGGTATCCGACGGCGGCGCATACGGATTGCCGTCCACGGCGCCGCCGGCTTCGGTCTCCTCACCGCGCACCATCCGCTCGGCCATCTGGGTCCACTGCTTGAGCAGTGCGATGACGTCGTCGCGGTTGTCGGTGGTGATGTCGAAGGAGCAGAAATGCATCCGGTCCTGCGCCTCGGTGATGATGCCGGCCTGCCGGTCACCTCGAAACGGCACCGGACGGATCAGATGATCAGCGTTCGTGGTGCTGGCGGCAGAGGCGCGGCCGGCCAGCGCACCCGCGCCGGCCGCACCGACTACCGCAGCGGTGACCCCGGCGGCGCCGAACAGCTTGCGTCGGGAGAACCCGCTCGTCTGCTCGGCATCCGGGGTTGCTTCGGACGAATCATTGCTTGGCGATGACACCTTGCACCTGGCTCACTTCTTTGCTCAGCGCGTCGATGGCGCGCGACAGTTCCTGGCGTTGGGGTTCGGTCACCTTTTCGTAGGAGACGAAACCATCGCCGTCACGATACTTCTCCAGCAACTTCTCGACATCGGCGAACCGCTGGTCCACGCGCTTGCCCAGCTCGGCGTCGCGCTCGTCGAGGATCGGTCGCACGGAGGCCACCGCGGTCTGCGAACCTTCGACGTTGGCCCGGAAGTCCCACAGGTCGGTGTGGCTGAAGATGTCCTCTTCGCCGCTGATCTTGCTCATCGAGATCTCGTCGAGCAGACCCTGTGCGCCACCGGCGATCTGGGTGGAGTCGATGGTCCAGTCGGGAGCCTTCACGCCGGCCTGGAGTTCCTTGACGTCGGCGATCAGCTGGTCGCCCAGTGCGCTCGCGTTCGGCTGCAGGCCGGTCACCCACAGCTGCTTCTCCAGAGCGTGGAAGCCGGTCCACTTCTGTCCGGGTTCCAGGTCGGCCTCCCGCAGGTCGACGCGGGGGTCGAGGTCGTTCGGGAAGGACTCGGCGACCGGCTCGATGCGCTCCCAGTAGATCCGC
Protein-coding regions in this window:
- the efeB gene encoding iron uptake transporter deferrochelatase/peroxidase subunit yields the protein MSSPSNDSSEATPDAEQTSGFSRRKLFGAAGVTAAVVGAAGAGALAGRASAASTTNADHLIRPVPFRGDRQAGIITEAQDRMHFCSFDITTDNRDDVIALLKQWTQMAERMVRGEETEAGGAVDGNPYAPPSDTGEALGLPASQLTLTIGFGPSFFRKDGKDRFGIADKQPAELKDLPKFPNETMDPAKCGGDICVQACANDPQVAVHAIRNLARVGFGTVAVRYSQLGFGRTSSTTRDQATPRNLFGFKDGTNNLRSDETDQLNQSVWVAEGDGPGWLTGGSYLITRRIRMRIENWDRTTLLEQERVFGRQKGSGAPIGLQQEFDELNFEITDGKGNPKIDMAAHVRLASPEHLGGIEILRRGYNFTDGSDGVGHLDAGLFFIAFVRSPEKQFIPMQRELARKDLLNEYITHTGTAVFACPPGLRDGDTSGYWGSTLFE
- the efeO gene encoding iron uptake system protein EfeO, translated to MKITPAVKTGFAATAAVLVGVSMSACQAKEADSGSAGAEGAQITVDATDTGCKLSETTATTGPSTFVVTNSGDKVTEFYVYGEGERVMGEVENISPGLKRQLIVQLTQPGTYRTSCRPGMVGEGIRGDFLVTGETVKVDTEGKFKEAADNYKRYVNSQVDALIPAVEEFVAAVKAKDVAKAKELYPSSRIYWERIEPVAESFPNDLDPRVDLREADLEPGQKWTGFHALEKQLWVTGLQPNASALGDQLIADVKELQAGVKAPDWTIDSTQIAGGAQGLLDEISMSKISGEEDIFSHTDLWDFRANVEGSQTAVASVRPILDERDAELGKRVDQRFADVEKLLEKYRDGDGFVSYEKVTEPQRQELSRAIDALSKEVSQVQGVIAKQ